One stretch of Commensalibacter melissae DNA includes these proteins:
- the hemJ gene encoding protoporphyrinogen oxidase HemJ, producing MMSSLLPYVLWIKALHVISVIAWMAGQFYLPRLFVYHCQVNKETDENERFKIMEYKLLRYIINPAMMAAFLFGILLALTPGIIDWHAKWWVVKLVALLILTGYHGFCSRWRRQFAANNNHHSEKFYRWMNEIPTILMIIIVIMVIVQPF from the coding sequence ATGATGTCCTCTCTATTGCCTTATGTCCTGTGGATAAAAGCTTTGCATGTCATTTCAGTTATTGCCTGGATGGCAGGTCAGTTTTACTTGCCCCGGTTATTTGTCTATCATTGTCAGGTAAACAAAGAAACAGATGAAAATGAAAGATTTAAAATAATGGAGTATAAATTGCTTCGTTATATTATTAATCCTGCAATGATGGCGGCTTTTTTATTTGGAATTTTATTGGCCTTGACTCCTGGGATCATTGATTGGCATGCAAAATGGTGGGTGGTTAAGCTGGTGGCTTTATTGATCTTAACAGGATATCATGGGTTTTGTTCACGTTGGCGTCGGCAATTTGCTGCAAATAACAATCATCATTCTGAAAAATTTTATCGCTGGATGAATGAGATCCCTACAATATTAATGATTATTATTGTTATCATGGTTATTGTGCAGCCTTTTTAA
- the dalD gene encoding D-arabinitol 4-dehydrogenase — MTNIWMHIGIGSFQRAHQAWYLHRLLQENTREKWIVAAGGIRKDTASLLDALSKQDGQYILETVTPKGERDYEKITSIQKILPYDDKMQGLVEQGIRPETKIIAFTVTEGGYYLDTNHQLDKSSRDIQSELKGEICTIYGALKAILKERIRKGGQPVTLLSCDNLRHNGERFRNGFIEFLKLSREDQLLEWVRKNTFSPNTMVDRITPRPSADLPERVYRATHFRDAAPVMAESFIQWVIEDHFIDGRPELEKVGVEMVKSVDPWEEAKIRILNSSHSCVAWAGTLAGLSFIHEDVANAEIRKMAWNYVTEDVIPCLTPSPLDLARYRDVVLDRFSNPYIKDTNQRVAADSFSKIPGFITPTLTECYDRGKTPDATAVLPALFFVFLENYVKDLIPYQYQDGIMDQQAVHEMFKAGDPVAEYAGDKMLFGKLAGKPEFVKLLHNKINYLRDWQKKVNN; from the coding sequence ATGACAAATATATGGATGCATATTGGTATTGGTTCTTTTCAGCGTGCCCATCAGGCATGGTATCTTCATCGTTTGTTACAGGAAAATACCAGGGAAAAATGGATTGTGGCGGCTGGGGGGATACGCAAGGATACGGCTTCGTTGTTGGACGCCCTGTCAAAACAGGATGGTCAGTATATATTGGAAACCGTCACCCCAAAAGGTGAACGGGATTATGAAAAAATCACATCTATTCAAAAAATCCTGCCCTATGATGATAAAATGCAAGGCCTTGTTGAACAGGGGATCAGGCCTGAAACAAAAATTATCGCTTTTACCGTTACAGAAGGCGGATATTACCTGGATACCAATCATCAGCTTGATAAGAGCAGCAGGGATATCCAGTCTGAACTCAAGGGTGAAATCTGCACGATTTATGGTGCCTTAAAGGCAATTCTAAAGGAAAGAATTAGAAAGGGTGGCCAACCTGTCACCCTGTTAAGTTGTGATAATTTACGTCACAATGGGGAACGTTTCAGAAACGGGTTTATCGAATTCCTGAAACTGTCTCGGGAAGACCAGTTGCTGGAATGGGTAAGGAAAAACACTTTCTCTCCAAATACTATGGTGGATCGTATCACCCCCCGTCCCTCAGCCGATTTACCGGAACGGGTATATAGGGCCACGCATTTCAGGGATGCCGCCCCCGTTATGGCGGAATCATTCATTCAATGGGTTATCGAGGATCATTTTATCGATGGTCGCCCCGAACTTGAGAAAGTCGGGGTTGAAATGGTAAAATCGGTTGATCCATGGGAAGAGGCAAAAATTCGTATCCTGAATTCAAGTCACAGTTGTGTCGCTTGGGCGGGAACCTTGGCAGGGCTCTCCTTTATCCATGAGGATGTGGCCAATGCTGAGATCAGGAAAATGGCATGGAATTATGTTACAGAGGACGTTATCCCTTGTCTGACACCAAGTCCCCTTGATTTGGCCAGATACAGGGATGTTGTATTGGATCGTTTTAGTAATCCGTATATAAAAGATACGAATCAACGCGTGGCTGCAGACAGTTTTTCCAAAATCCCGGGGTTTATTACGCCCACCTTAACCGAATGTTACGATCGGGGTAAAACACCTGATGCAACTGCCGTTTTACCGGCATTATTTTTTGTTTTCCTGGAAAATTATGTAAAGGATCTAATTCCCTATCAATATCAGGATGGTATTATGGATCAGCAAGCTGTTCACGAAATGTTCAAGGCAGGGGACCCCGTTGCGGAATATGCGGGAGACAAAATGCTGTTCGGGAAATTGGCAGGCAAACCAGAATTTGTAAAATTATTACACAACAAAATTAATTATTTGAGAGATTGGCAGAAAAAAGTTAATAATTAG
- a CDS encoding HAD family hydrolase, with the protein MDDRIKQVIQQAPQAVHTNGSLKLVIFDCDGVLVESEHIVAEIMGKEARQYGWNITDKQAREEFTGVQMVDIGKKIAKHAKRNLPDNWAEEAHKKVVEGMFGNVEKIPGVESILQTLHDLKIPYRVGSNSSQEEMKTKFEKTGLMKWFPKDRIHSAYEVRNSKPFPDLYLYAAEEEGVNPDECLVIEDSDTGLKAAYDAGMACMLLRDLNKAAPNYKGVIRVDSLQKAIDIIKEIVQSQHNREH; encoded by the coding sequence ATGGACGATAGAATAAAACAGGTCATTCAACAGGCACCGCAGGCTGTTCATACTAATGGATCTTTAAAACTGGTTATTTTTGATTGCGATGGTGTTCTGGTTGAAAGTGAGCATATTGTGGCAGAAATTATGGGAAAAGAAGCTCGTCAATATGGATGGAACATAACCGATAAACAGGCCCGTGAAGAATTTACCGGAGTGCAAATGGTGGATATCGGAAAAAAGATAGCCAAGCATGCAAAAAGGAATTTACCGGATAACTGGGCTGAGGAAGCACATAAAAAGGTTGTCGAGGGCATGTTCGGCAATGTGGAAAAAATTCCTGGCGTTGAATCAATTCTGCAAACCCTACATGATTTGAAAATACCTTATCGTGTCGGTTCGAATTCCTCACAGGAGGAAATGAAAACAAAATTTGAGAAAACCGGATTGATGAAGTGGTTTCCCAAGGATCGTATTCATTCTGCTTATGAGGTTAGAAATTCAAAGCCTTTTCCTGACCTTTATTTGTATGCTGCTGAAGAAGAGGGGGTTAACCCTGATGAATGTCTGGTTATCGAGGATTCTGATACAGGTTTAAAAGCTGCCTATGATGCGGGGATGGCCTGTATGTTATTGAGGGATTTAAATAAAGCAGCACCAAATTATAAAGGGGTCATCCGTGTTGATTCTCTTCAGAAAGCTATCGATATCATAAAGGAAATTGTTCAATCTCAGCATAACAGGGAACATTAG
- the hemE gene encoding uroporphyrinogen decarboxylase translates to MLKSEKKLMKVLKGEKIWPPPLWMMRQAGRFLPEFRKLREQADFLTRCLTPDLAAEITLQPIRRFAFDTAILFSDILILPWAMGQKLQFVEGKGPILHPIHSEEDLKKLHPKQIDEKIEPVLITLQNLNKLLNNGESIGKASPGSVTLMGFTGSPFTVACYMVEGKSSKDFSTVFKMIYQNPDLFDKIIDLLAETTATYLCHQVRAGAEAIMLFDSWAGLLPSTLFQRYVIDPTRQIIDRIRQVYPLVPIIGFPRLAGTQLLTYIERTGLNTVGVDQYNDISFLNRQVSPTVGFQGNLDPLCLLYGGNMLQKEIHRLCHELKNRPHIFNLGHGILPATPIEHVEELVNTVHNLK, encoded by the coding sequence ATGTTAAAATCTGAAAAAAAATTGATGAAAGTTCTGAAAGGGGAAAAAATATGGCCACCCCCTTTATGGATGATGCGACAGGCAGGAAGATTTTTACCTGAATTTCGAAAATTAAGGGAACAGGCTGATTTTCTTACACGTTGTCTGACACCTGATCTTGCCGCTGAAATAACATTGCAACCCATAAGACGTTTTGCTTTTGACACCGCCATCCTTTTTTCAGATATTTTAATCCTGCCATGGGCGATGGGACAAAAATTACAGTTTGTTGAAGGAAAAGGCCCCATTTTACACCCTATTCATTCGGAGGAGGATCTGAAAAAACTCCATCCGAAACAGATTGATGAAAAAATTGAACCGGTCCTGATCACCCTGCAAAATCTTAATAAATTGCTTAATAATGGTGAATCGATTGGAAAAGCCTCACCTGGATCGGTAACCCTGATGGGATTTACAGGATCGCCTTTTACAGTTGCCTGCTACATGGTTGAAGGTAAATCCTCGAAAGATTTTTCAACTGTGTTTAAAATGATTTATCAAAATCCTGACTTGTTTGATAAGATCATTGATCTTCTTGCAGAAACAACAGCAACCTATCTTTGTCATCAAGTAAGGGCCGGTGCCGAAGCCATTATGCTTTTTGACAGTTGGGCGGGTCTGCTCCCTTCAACCCTGTTTCAGCGTTATGTCATTGATCCCACCCGACAAATCATTGACAGAATCAGACAGGTCTATCCTCTGGTCCCGATTATCGGTTTCCCGAGGTTGGCCGGGACACAACTGCTAACCTATATTGAACGGACAGGTTTAAATACGGTTGGAGTGGATCAATATAACGATATATCCTTCTTAAACCGTCAGGTATCCCCCACAGTTGGATTTCAGGGTAATCTTGATCCCTTGTGTCTGTTATATGGCGGGAACATGCTTCAGAAGGAAATTCATCGCTTATGTCATGAATTGAAAAACAGGCCGCATATTTTTAATCTAGGTCATGGAATATTACCTGCAACCCCTATTGAACATGTCGAAGAATTGGTTAACACTGTACATAATTTAAAATAA
- a CDS encoding carboxymuconolactone decarboxylase family protein — protein sequence MVEKRLNYFKAAPEMMKAMWNLEEASKKSILPVSLRELVKIRASQINGCAFCIDMHTRDALAAGEDLKRILTLSAWRETSYFNEREQAALLWTETLTLVSEKHAPDEIYSQVRKHFDDQEIVELTVTINVINAWNRFAIAFATKPE from the coding sequence ATGGTAGAAAAACGACTGAATTATTTTAAGGCCGCTCCTGAAATGATGAAGGCCATGTGGAATTTGGAAGAGGCTTCAAAAAAGTCAATCCTTCCCGTTTCATTGAGGGAATTGGTAAAGATAAGGGCTTCCCAGATTAATGGCTGCGCTTTCTGCATTGATATGCATACCAGGGATGCCCTGGCTGCAGGCGAGGATTTGAAACGGATCTTGACCCTCAGTGCCTGGCGGGAGACATCCTATTTCAATGAACGGGAACAGGCAGCCTTATTATGGACGGAAACACTGACGCTTGTATCGGAAAAACATGCCCCTGATGAAATTTACAGTCAGGTCAGAAAACATTTTGATGATCAGGAAATTGTCGAGTTGACGGTTACCATTAATGTTATCAATGCCTGGAACCGTTTTGCGATCGCTTTTGCGACCAAACCTGAATAA
- a CDS encoding glycosyltransferase family 2 protein, whose product MKIGIAITTFNRIEYLIEQIRLIQKFSLNEYELIVCDDGSTDETVDVLNREKINYITGKNKGIAWNKNRGIYYLANYTQADMFILLDDDIFPTMYGWDVEWAKAAQIHGHVTFVVPEWKDKLLYGDCNAQNPGISPLIAGSCITVSREAFPLVGYMDNRFGRYGHEHTDYSTRYVKSGFGGIVREDNSIVYAVMDSGLKLMPIPSTGSPEEARNNEKTLNDLKEEPLFRYPWFSRNQKQEFLNDLKDKSQIVHLKEWDIIREFDQDFYLETYPDVKAAGINPVQHYILYGCKENRKIKPE is encoded by the coding sequence ATGAAAATTGGTATTGCAATAACTACATTTAACCGGATTGAATATTTAATAGAACAAATACGCCTGATCCAAAAATTTTCCTTGAATGAATATGAACTGATTGTATGTGACGATGGTTCAACAGATGAAACGGTTGATGTTTTAAACAGGGAAAAAATAAATTACATTACGGGAAAAAACAAGGGTATCGCCTGGAATAAAAACAGGGGGATTTACTACTTGGCCAACTATACGCAAGCCGATATGTTTATTTTACTGGATGATGATATTTTCCCAACAATGTATGGATGGGATGTGGAATGGGCAAAGGCAGCCCAAATTCATGGACATGTCACCTTTGTCGTTCCAGAATGGAAGGATAAATTGCTTTATGGTGATTGTAATGCGCAGAATCCGGGCATATCCCCACTAATTGCGGGTTCATGTATCACGGTCAGCAGGGAGGCTTTTCCCCTAGTTGGTTATATGGATAACCGTTTTGGGCGTTATGGACATGAACATACGGATTATTCAACAAGATATGTTAAATCTGGATTTGGGGGAATTGTCAGGGAAGATAATTCCATCGTTTATGCGGTTATGGATAGTGGATTAAAATTGATGCCCATTCCCTCAACAGGTTCCCCAGAAGAAGCAAGAAATAATGAAAAAACGCTAAATGACCTAAAAGAGGAGCCGCTTTTCCGGTACCCCTGGTTTTCACGAAATCAAAAACAGGAATTCCTGAATGATTTAAAAGATAAAAGTCAAATAGTTCATTTAAAAGAATGGGACATTATTCGTGAATTTGATCAGGATTTTTATCTGGAAACCTATCCTGATGTAAAAGCGGCAGGTATTAACCCTGTTCAGCATTATATTCTTTATGGATGTAAAGAAAATCGGAAAATTAAACCAGAATAA
- a CDS encoding DEAD/DEAH box helicase, translating into MTSALQSLLEQFRHATQTERDKGTSFENLMIKYFKTEPAYKNKYKDILPYSDWVSCYGKILNITDKKDTGIDLVGVTLNNELHAFQCKNYDPDRTISKNDIDSFFTASGKKYFTYRYIISTTDKWTENAENALENQNPPVSKIDLHHLEQSVIDWSKYLHEEKPVLKPKKKLLDHQASALEAVQHGLKTADRGKLIMACGTGKTFTSLKIAETMAGKGKTVLFLVPSLSLLSQSLTEWTQESAIEINSFAVCSDSDVGKKHAREDDRVIAGISDLQYPATTHAESLKKAFHVALDNNPEAMTVIFSTYHSIEVLNQAQQDENAIPAFDLVICDEAHRTTGATYEGDDESAFVRIHDNEYILGKKRLYMTATPRIYAEASKKKARDESIVVYSMDDPAIYGEDLYVITFSQAVSRNLLVDYKVIVLAVEESHINRRLQELLKDQDNALKVDDAAKIVGCWKALSKQGLYENPDNSADPMQRAVAFCQVIEATYKGRTHKVSSKLIAEMFGKVVEQYQHHETEERSKENLDALPDRALSMTCEAEHIDGGMNAGEKETKLEWLKSEIPENTCRILSNVRCLSEGVDVPALDAVLFLTARSSQVDVVQSVGRVMRKAPGKKLGYVILPIVIPAGIEPEKALDDNQTYRVVWQVLNALRSHDDRFDATINKLEFNGKAPSRIEVIAVADKIGPKRQKQTRSQELVARARKSHIIGQASPPSSNRQGDLVFEVGEIERALYAKIVKKCGNRHHWEDWANDVAKIAQTHIDRIQHILDNPKNHQAIHLFNEFAKELRNDINQNLDDHEIIEMLAQHMVTKPVFDALFGHYRFTEHNPISKGMQKILEQLDREKLDKERATLQSFYESVKMRATGIDSVQGRQRIIIELYDKFFRNAFPRMTERLGIVYTPVEVVDFIIHSIEHVLKTEFGSSLAEPNVHILDPFTGTGTFITRMLQSGIITKDKLPHKYKREIHANEIVLLAYYIATINIESTYHSIMTQQNDAGKTEKKEGEYTSFAGICLTDTFEMAKGRQKDIGKDILLRENNERVSRQQALDIQVIMSNPPYSAGQESANDNNANLSYPDLDERIRETYAKYSTATNKNALYDSYIRAIRWASDRIRECGVLGFVSNASFIDSNTCDGLRKCLAEEFTSLYIFHLRGNARTSGEQRRKEKDNIFNIGSRAPIAISILVKNPNQNQRGQIYFHDIGDYLIRQQKLETIRKFGNIDGITRHNGWINIVPDRFNDWINQRDPDFNAYIPMGDKKDRQTISIFENYSNGIKTNRDAWVYNASSKKLIANIQKSIQFYNGEVDRYLAQPQSTKIIKAEDFVIFDSTRFSWDFANKQDLTKGKKYQFDSSSLYKSLYRPFTKSYLYFNKDLNNRRYQMPQIFPTAQTDNQILCLSVTGTKKFSILICNLVPDLHLIGDAQCFPLYLYDISPRENDLLEKETPKRRDAISNDALKHFQAAYPDQAITREDIFYYIYGLLHSEDYRSRYEDNLTKDLPRIPRVKSFDDFTAFTQAGRMLADLHLNYETVDCYTGVEIDGLTLTPSGIVGGKDHEFHVTKMRFPQRNQKTEVIYNDCFTIRNIPEEAYDYIVNGKSALEWVMERQSVTTDKKTGITNDANDWAIETMHDPKYPLELFLRVITVSLATSKIVNALPKLKL; encoded by the coding sequence ATGACCTCGGCATTACAGAGTTTACTGGAACAATTCCGTCATGCAACGCAAACGGAACGGGATAAGGGAACCAGTTTTGAAAACCTGATGATCAAGTATTTCAAAACTGAACCGGCTTATAAAAATAAATACAAGGATATTTTACCCTATTCTGACTGGGTGTCCTGTTATGGAAAGATCCTGAACATCACGGATAAAAAGGACACGGGTATTGATTTGGTCGGGGTCACTTTGAATAATGAACTTCATGCCTTTCAATGCAAAAACTATGATCCGGACAGGACAATCAGCAAAAATGACATAGACAGCTTCTTTACCGCTTCGGGCAAGAAATATTTTACCTATCGCTATATCATATCCACGACTGACAAATGGACAGAAAATGCCGAAAATGCCCTGGAAAACCAGAATCCCCCGGTCAGCAAGATCGATCTGCATCACTTGGAACAGAGTGTTATTGACTGGTCAAAATACTTGCATGAAGAAAAACCGGTTTTAAAACCCAAGAAAAAGCTGCTTGATCATCAGGCGTCCGCCCTGGAAGCCGTGCAACACGGCCTGAAAACCGCGGATCGCGGCAAACTGATCATGGCATGTGGTACAGGAAAAACATTTACCTCGCTAAAAATTGCCGAAACCATGGCGGGTAAGGGGAAAACCGTATTATTTCTGGTTCCAAGCCTTTCCCTGCTCAGTCAGAGCCTTACAGAATGGACGCAAGAGAGTGCCATTGAAATAAACAGTTTCGCGGTATGTTCAGACAGTGATGTAGGCAAGAAACATGCCAGGGAGGATGACCGTGTCATTGCGGGAATCAGTGATTTGCAATATCCGGCAACAACCCATGCCGAAAGTTTGAAAAAAGCGTTTCACGTGGCCCTTGATAATAATCCCGAAGCCATGACGGTCATTTTTTCAACCTATCATTCCATCGAGGTTCTTAACCAGGCGCAACAGGATGAAAACGCCATTCCGGCATTCGATCTGGTCATCTGTGATGAAGCGCACCGTACGACGGGTGCAACCTATGAGGGGGATGATGAATCCGCATTTGTCAGAATTCATGACAATGAATATATTCTTGGAAAAAAACGTTTATACATGACCGCAACCCCCCGGATTTATGCCGAAGCCAGCAAGAAAAAGGCCAGGGATGAATCTATTGTCGTCTATTCAATGGATGATCCGGCTATCTATGGTGAGGATTTATATGTCATCACATTTTCCCAGGCCGTATCACGAAACTTGCTGGTTGATTACAAAGTCATCGTTCTGGCCGTGGAGGAAAGCCACATCAACAGACGCCTGCAAGAATTGCTGAAGGATCAGGATAATGCATTGAAGGTTGATGATGCGGCAAAAATCGTTGGTTGCTGGAAAGCCCTGTCTAAACAGGGGCTGTATGAAAATCCCGATAATTCGGCGGATCCCATGCAACGCGCCGTTGCCTTTTGCCAGGTCATTGAGGCAACCTATAAAGGCAGGACACACAAAGTCAGTTCCAAACTAATCGCCGAGATGTTTGGCAAGGTTGTTGAACAATATCAACATCACGAAACCGAAGAACGTTCAAAAGAAAATCTTGACGCACTTCCGGACAGGGCCTTGAGCATGACTTGCGAGGCAGAACATATTGATGGAGGAATGAACGCGGGGGAAAAGGAAACGAAACTGGAATGGCTGAAATCCGAAATACCAGAAAATACCTGTCGCATACTGTCAAATGTCCGGTGCCTGTCCGAAGGGGTAGATGTTCCGGCACTGGATGCCGTTCTTTTCCTGACAGCCCGTTCATCCCAGGTGGACGTGGTTCAATCCGTTGGCCGGGTTATGCGCAAGGCACCCGGAAAAAAGTTGGGATATGTCATATTGCCCATTGTCATACCGGCAGGCATTGAGCCTGAAAAGGCACTGGATGACAATCAGACCTATCGTGTTGTATGGCAGGTTCTAAATGCCCTCCGTTCCCATGATGACCGTTTTGACGCAACCATCAACAAGCTGGAATTCAATGGAAAGGCCCCCTCAAGAATAGAGGTGATCGCTGTTGCCGACAAGATCGGCCCCAAAAGACAAAAGCAAACCAGATCTCAGGAATTAGTGGCAAGGGCGAGGAAAAGCCATATTATTGGCCAGGCTTCCCCACCCTCATCGAACCGGCAGGGAGACCTGGTATTCGAGGTTGGAGAAATTGAACGGGCCCTCTATGCCAAAATCGTTAAAAAATGTGGAAACCGGCATCACTGGGAGGACTGGGCAAATGATGTCGCCAAAATTGCCCAAACCCATATCGATCGCATCCAGCACATTCTGGACAACCCGAAAAATCATCAGGCCATTCATCTTTTCAACGAATTTGCCAAAGAGTTGCGGAATGATATCAACCAAAATCTCGATGATCATGAAATCATTGAAATGCTGGCCCAGCATATGGTTACAAAACCTGTATTTGACGCCCTGTTCGGACATTACCGGTTTACCGAGCACAATCCCATCTCAAAGGGAATGCAGAAAATCCTTGAACAGCTGGACAGGGAAAAACTGGACAAGGAACGTGCAACCCTGCAGTCCTTTTACGAATCCGTAAAAATGCGTGCCACGGGCATTGACAGCGTACAGGGCAGACAGCGCATCATCATCGAGCTATATGACAAATTCTTTCGCAATGCCTTTCCACGCATGACCGAAAGGTTGGGAATTGTCTACACACCGGTTGAGGTGGTGGATTTCATCATCCACAGCATCGAGCATGTCCTGAAAACCGAATTTGGCAGCAGTCTCGCCGAACCCAATGTCCATATTCTTGACCCATTCACAGGTACCGGAACCTTCATCACAAGGATGCTGCAAAGCGGCATTATCACAAAGGACAAACTACCCCACAAATATAAACGTGAAATCCATGCCAATGAGATTGTCCTGCTGGCCTATTATATCGCCACGATCAATATTGAATCAACCTATCACAGTATAATGACGCAACAAAACGATGCTGGCAAAACAGAAAAGAAAGAAGGGGAATATACATCCTTTGCCGGAATCTGTCTGACCGACACGTTCGAAATGGCGAAAGGCAGGCAAAAGGATATCGGAAAGGATATCCTGCTAAGGGAAAACAATGAACGGGTTTCCCGTCAGCAGGCCCTTGACATTCAAGTTATCATGAGCAATCCGCCCTATTCCGCGGGGCAGGAATCCGCCAATGACAATAATGCCAATCTTTCCTATCCAGACCTGGATGAAAGAATTCGTGAAACCTATGCCAAATATTCAACGGCAACCAATAAAAACGCGTTGTATGACAGTTACATAAGGGCCATCCGCTGGGCATCGGATCGAATCAGGGAATGCGGTGTTCTCGGTTTTGTCAGCAATGCCAGCTTTATCGACAGCAACACTTGTGATGGCTTGAGAAAATGTCTGGCTGAAGAATTCACCAGCCTTTATATTTTTCATTTACGCGGTAATGCAAGAACTTCCGGAGAGCAAAGACGTAAAGAAAAAGATAATATATTTAATATAGGAAGTCGTGCCCCCATTGCCATTTCAATTCTGGTTAAAAACCCCAATCAAAACCAGAGGGGACAAATATATTTTCACGATATTGGCGATTACCTCATCCGTCAGCAAAAACTGGAAACAATACGGAAATTCGGCAATATCGATGGAATCACCCGACACAACGGCTGGATCAATATTGTTCCTGACCGGTTCAATGACTGGATCAATCAGCGCGATCCAGATTTCAATGCCTATATTCCCATGGGTGATAAAAAGGATAGGCAAACAATAAGCATTTTTGAAAATTATTCTAACGGTATCAAAACAAATAGAGATGCCTGGGTTTATAATGCCTCATCCAAAAAATTGATTGCCAATATCCAAAAATCCATTCAGTTCTACAATGGCGAGGTTGATCGCTATCTTGCCCAACCCCAATCCACCAAAATTATAAAGGCTGAAGATTTCGTCATTTTTGATTCAACCAGGTTTTCATGGGATTTTGCCAATAAACAAGATTTAACTAAAGGAAAAAAATATCAGTTTGATTCTTCCTCCCTATATAAATCCCTATATCGTCCCTTCACGAAATCTTACTTGTATTTTAACAAAGATTTAAATAATCGACGTTATCAAATGCCACAGATTTTTCCAACTGCACAGACTGATAATCAAATATTATGTTTATCTGTAACTGGAACAAAAAAATTTAGTATTTTAATTTGTAATTTAGTTCCAGATTTACATTTAATTGGCGATGCACAATGTTTTCCCCTATATCTCTATGACATTTCTCCCCGTGAAAATGATTTGTTGGAAAAGGAAACACCCAAAAGACGGGACGCCATCTCCAATGATGCCCTAAAACATTTTCAGGCCGCCTATCCCGATCAGGCCATCACCAGGGAGGATATTTTCTATTACATTTACGGCCTGCTTCACAGTGAAGATTACCGCAGCCGTTATGAGGACAATCTGACCAAGGATCTTCCCCGTATTCCCCGTGTCAAGTCGTTTGATGATTTTACCGCCTTCACACAGGCGGGACGCATGCTTGCCGACCTGCACCTGAATTATGAAACTGTTGACTGTTACACCGGGGTTGAAATTGATGGGTTAACCCTTACCCCATCAGGAATTGTCGGGGGGAAAGACCATGAATTTCACGTTACCAAAATGAGGTTTCCCCAAAGGAATCAGAAAACGGAAGTCATTTACAATGACTGTTTCACCATCAGAAACATACCTGAGGAGGCCTATGACTATATCGTAAATGGAAAATCGGCCCTGGAATGGGTTATGGAACGCCAATCCGTTACAACAGACAAAAAAACAGGCATTACCAATGATGCCAACGACTGGGCCATTGAAACCATGCATGATCCAAAATATCCGCTTGAACTATTTCTTCGTGTCATAACTGTCAGTCTGGCAACAAGTAAAATTGTCAATGCCTTGCCTAAACTGAAACTGTAA
- a CDS encoding BadF/BadG/BcrA/BcrD ATPase family protein → MKKKQDLLISIDGGATKSIIQIFTADGKFLLENKGGPANIASNTQESWFSIKETLDNSLKQLDITPEDVNLYGGAGLAGAEVPVARENFRKLCTGFEKFIFETDAHTSCLGAHKGKNGAVIAIGTGTVAYAIFNDKHKKLSGWGFPQDDQGGGAWLGLQLISDMLQRIEGRKPETDLSRKLYNHLKRQGEDPMLWAVRAQPQKFGSLVPWLIEQAETGCSDASLFLDKAAEIISDLALALLKDEYADLPLCLLGGLANIFLSRLSPKVREYIIPAQGQSLDGAYYLALQAYKNKEVH, encoded by the coding sequence ATGAAAAAAAAACAAGATTTATTAATCAGTATTGATGGTGGAGCCACTAAATCCATCATACAAATTTTTACAGCTGATGGAAAATTTTTATTAGAAAATAAAGGGGGGCCAGCGAATATTGCGAGTAACACGCAAGAAAGCTGGTTTTCTATTAAAGAAACTCTGGATAACAGTTTAAAACAATTGGATATTACACCAGAGGATGTTAATTTATATGGAGGTGCTGGTCTGGCCGGTGCAGAGGTTCCTGTTGCCCGTGAAAATTTTAGGAAATTATGCACAGGTTTTGAAAAATTTATTTTTGAAACAGATGCTCATACATCATGTCTAGGTGCGCATAAAGGTAAAAATGGCGCGGTTATTGCCATTGGAACAGGGACAGTGGCCTATGCCATTTTCAATGATAAACATAAAAAATTAAGCGGCTGGGGTTTTCCGCAGGATGATCAAGGAGGTGGAGCCTGGCTGGGATTGCAATTGATATCTGACATGTTGCAACGTATAGAGGGACGTAAGCCGGAAACCGATTTAAGCAGAAAATTATATAACCATTTAAAGCGGCAGGGAGAGGATCCAATGTTGTGGGCAGTAAGAGCGCAACCACAAAAATTTGGTTCTTTGGTTCCATGGCTGATTGAGCAAGCGGAAACAGGATGTTCTGACGCAAGTTTATTCTTGGATAAAGCAGCGGAAATTATATCTGATTTGGCTTTGGCATTACTAAAAGATGAATATGCGGATCTTCCTTTGTGTTTATTAGGGGGACTGGCGAATATTTTCTTATCTCGATTATCTCCAAAAGTGCGTGAATATATTATTCCTGCTCAAGGTCAATCTTTAGATGGTGCCTATTACCTGGCGCTTCAAGCATATAAAAATAAGGAAGTACATTAA